TGCTATCATACACAACAAATACAGGTAAATAATGATTCggtaatttcattttaaagtttcatATAAGCCCCTTGTGTTGTGCAGTGCCAATGTATTATTTTGGAAGAAATGCTACCGACATGTAGCAAGCTGGAGTCTAAATGAGTGCATTGTTCTGCACTGTACAGGATGGCACTGGTAGAGAANNNNNNNNNNNNNNNNNNNNNNNNNGCAACTGAGCCCATGGGGGTCATCATGAAAGTGTTTATTGAGGTCACAGAGAACTAGAGCTGAGCACTGTTTTCCCATGAACTTCGATATAACTGGAAGTCTTTTTGCAGTGCCCCCTTCTGCCCATTAAAAAGAATGGAGGTTTTAAGGTACTTTCAAATGAGTGCCACTTTTCAGATGCAGAAGCACAGACAGCTGAAAAGACGGATGTAGATACCGTTGGTTTTTGAAGTCTCAAGAAGAGCCTTATCAGCGCCAACTTCATGAAGTCTGACCTTGAAATCGCATGCTCATTACCACTTCAGTGAAAGCAAAACGGAGAAGGTAAAATGTTGTAAAGGATTTGCTGAAATGTCTTTAGAAAAAGACTGTTAAGCTGGAGAACACAATAGCTCAGAGGGCTTAATGATTTATGGTCTTTGATCACAAATGtaattgatttctttctttatttttgtggttTCCTCGTATAGTCCACAGATAAGTATGTGTAAATGCCATCACCCCATCAGTAGCGCCTAACTGACCAAATATGAATTGCTCAATAAAATATGATGCATGAAAAACCTAAGGAGAGcatgttttcctgtttaatGATCCAATTTTccctttaaaatattacaaatggtacttaaaaaaaaaagagagcaaaattATTTAACTAATATGCCAGAGATGTAGACACATGCACTTTGAGGCAtagatgcatgcacacacagagcaggtGTAAAGGACATTCTCTGGTTACACCTGAATATTTAACTATCTGAACTAACACATTCTCACACAGCAACACGCAGGTGATAGTGTTGCATTCACACCTCTCATCACTTCATATTGCAGGGCATCAAGTCATGTTTAAAGCTATAATATTTGCTTAAGATCAAATGATTCAGACGTATAAAGactattaaatgaaattaatatctgtttttttaatgcattgtgCCACTGACGTTACAGAGTTAGAAGCTGGTGCTGTCTCCCTCTTGTTGGCAATTGGCTGAAACAGTGCATGTTCCATCTGCAGTTCACTGCAGTGATGACTGATAACAcgtgtctcagtgtgtgtggtAACAGTGATGAGTGGGGGAGTCTGTGGTTGGTGGTCCAGACTGTAGGTTTGATGATAAGCCAACTGATGATCGGTGCAGTCCGGTTACAGCTCCAAGTTAATTCCCTGCGCCTCTGCTTTGTGTTTCAGCCAATCCAGTGATGCACAGCAGTGTTTAAACAGCACTGACAGGGTGGCAGGCCTGTTTCTTGTATCAGAAAAAAATACGAGTGATTTAGTTTTTTGATATACTTTGTACTGTCTATTTTGATATAGCAGAACTTTGGCACCAAAACTCCAgccctctcttcctccctttgtgttttcacttgtGAAGCAAGAACTTCTCATTAAAAGACTCATGAAAGCTACTTTCATGAGTCTTCAGTGgcgagtaaaaaaaaagaaatcttggaGCTTCTTTTGATCTAAAACAACAGGGTGAGACAGCATCAGTATTGTGTTGTCATAATACATCCTGAATTGGTAGCTGTATTATTTTCATCTATGATGACTCgcctttctctttctgtggTTGTCTTTGCAATTGTCTTGTCACGTAGCCTGAGTCATTCTGACAGATTCCAGAGCGGTGGCACAAAGAGCTTCTTTTAGTTTGACAGATTTCTCATGAAGACCCCAGACATGCTTCATCGAACCATGATTACATTCAGGTTATCATCTGTATCTTTTCTCATGCCAGCTAGCCCAATACTGACTACAAGACTCTGCCCACAATTGCTTCCTCTtgtaaacaacaataaacaagaTGAGGAGGGAATATGTGCTTCCAATTTCTTATAAAGTAAATCTTTAAGGAAATTGGAAGGTTTGAGGCTGAGATGCAAGatgttttttggtttatttacagaaaaaagcaatttcaaaaaaatcaaaaactacCAGGGTGAAAATTGTTAGCCCGCCTGATGCTAATAGTCTGTTGCATACCCTTTTTACTGGATAACAGCCTGCAGTTGTTTGCTATGGTTTCAACGAGTCTCACACACATCTCCTGAATAATCCCAGGCCATTCTTCTATTCTCCTCCAGATGTAATGGTCTTCTGACACGGACCTTTGTCTTTAGTTCATCCAACAGATTTTCAGTGGGAGTTAATTCAAGGCTTTGTGCAGGCCAATCAGTAACGTTCACTCTGGTCTTCTGAAGGTAATTCTTCACCAGCGTCTTGTTGGAAGAGGAAACAATGACCCAGGCCCAATTTTGCTGCTGACTGCTCTATTTTACATCCACCATTGTGTATCACAGTGTTTTAATATATTCACTGGTCATTTCATTAGGTATAAAATGATATAATGCTGGTACAGGGTTTGACACTCTTCCTATAAGCTAATCTTTAAGTGACCCACCCTGACTGGTAAGTTCCCAGACATGTAAAATCACCAGGATTTTTCTTAGAAGATAAGAAGTTTTCCAGACCAGAGAACAGTGATCAAGTAGGAAATAAGTGGTGCCTTAGTTTATAGTTAGTTATCACTTCTTAAGTTACAGCTTGttagtactgggttggacctCCTTTTGCCTCCagagctgctttaattcttccCAGCATAGACTGCTATAGGATTATAGGCTTATAGGATATTAATTTATAAATCCGtcttttaatttttcaaaaatatatatgcatCTTCAAAACCCCACAATATATTATTTTGCAGTCATGTTTTAAGACATCATTAGGAGGTTGGATGGTCGAAATTTGCTTTGAAAAGTGGAAGCTAacccaaatataaaaataaaaagaatttctAAATTACAAAAATGGTCTTATTTGTCCAAATTTTCAAGCTCAGAGCCTCGGGGATTTCGCTCGCACTCACCCAGTGACTGGGTCTTTTGCTTTTTGTCAACAGAAGTAGTCTGGAGAAAAACTTCACATTTGGATATGCCAGGTTTCCCATGAGCCaggatattttaatgttttttacagcagtgaacaaaTGGGTGAACAGTACAGAAAAGAGGTCTCATGTATGAAAACTATGTCAACACTTGTAGCTCTGCCAGCATTTAGCACCTGTTTGGAACACCGCCCCTTTAAGCATTAACACTTGTGTTGTATTACACTCGAGCGGAACATTATCCCTCATTACAAGCTCCTCTAACACCGTgaacaaaagaacagaacacTGGCCTGACTGTAATGACACTGCCTGCTAGGTGTCATTTGGCTCTAATGGTTTCCTCTGTTGTCTACGACTATAGCACTTGTTATTTATACTTTCCATAGTGCAGCTAGAACAGATTGCTGTTGCCATCTTTCAGGGTTACATTTAATTGTGCACATTTTCTTCATATTGTCCATCAGACTATATTTTATTATAGTGTTTGGCAACCCGAATGGTAACTACTACAAATATTTATACACAAGGCTTTTTGAGTGCAACTTGTTCATGTGTGGCTTGGACACTAAAATAATTCAAAGTAGACATAATGACTGGAAAGTGACTCATTCTGTTTACTCATCAGATCTTAATATTGCATAACTGGCTTAGTAGAAAAATTACTAGTTgccagttttttaaatatatggtgATTTGTATACATTTGTTAGTTCAAAGGACAAATGGAGGGGACAAAAACGCCTTCATTACTTCACGATTTGACCTGTCGTCCTCATTTTGGGCTCCATAGTCTTATTTTTGTACTCTGTTACAGTAGCTTTGGTTAATTCACATTTAAGTAATCCTTACTTCTTCTATACTGGGCCTCGGTGCAGACTATCAGTTCatcctgtctgaaacaagctattTTAGCTCGTCTTGCTTAAAGGGCACCTCTACTTTAACCCAACTTTGTTTCTGATTGGATGCCTCTTGCAAACAGAATGTTTGAACAGTAGACAGGTGCAGTTCACAGCGAGACCTATAACCATTATAAAGGACATCTCTTTGACATCTTGTCTCCAAAGCAAAACAGTGGAGCTACACATGTCTGCCTCTAAAATTCTAATCAAAGCAGCTCTGAGCATTTCTGCTGTAGGGCATGATTTTTCACACAGAATCACATAATGGTATTTATGGATGAATACGacacttaaaaaatgaaaaaactgaaTCTGTAAGCTGGCGTATGCCCTGTAGCTTTTGAACGAGGTTGCACTGACCCAAAGTTCAGGAGAGGAAGGGCTGTGAAATGTGAGATAAGAGGAGTGGATCAGATAGCGGCCACACACATTAGTTAAACATCTCCCTTCTCATGTTCTCCAATCCCCACATCCTCGTCCTCATTACTGTCTTCTCTGGATATTTCTCAAATTTTTAATagtctttcctttcttttccaaCATACACTTCAGCTCTAAGCTCGCTGCTTATTCTTCCATGCTATTTTGCTCGTGTTGTAAGATCTTTTGACACCCCCCGCCACTTTGATCCATCTTCTTTTCATCACTCCCTGTCAGTCCCACCTTCCTTTTATCCCTGTACTATAGGTATTGTACTATCTTGTCTCTCTTGTGTTTATTGTTTCTTCTCGTCATTTGATAACATcagattctgttcatcttttattatttctttaagaACCAAGGCCCAATGCTCAATTACTCGTGTCTTAGGTAAAAAGGGACTAAAACAAGATTTATATGAAAGCATTCTGGGATCAAATTGCAAATCAGAATGTTTTTCTAAACTTTCTGAAGGTTGGACAGACTTAAAACAGTATGCTGTTGTCTTCTAAGCTCATTAACAAAGGAATGGGgtcatttttctccttttttcattacagaatacagtacactgtaaaaatgcatttattaacattaaaaataagacAATTTGAGCACACATACTCTAGAACGTATagctgcatgtttgtttttgaggTGAGCAATTTTGGTTTAATTCAGCTGAGAGGAGGAACGAGCTCTAACCATGACAAGAAAATGCTTTCGCGTAGCTTCAATCAGGAAACAGTCAAATGAGCTACTTGTACAAAGGCAGAAAAACCTTTAAAGCTTTCCTTGGGGAGTTTTTGATGAATTGAAAACACAACAGCGTGATGTTTATGAGAACAGGTCTGCATTCTGTTTGTGTCGTGCACACACGCACGGCACAGACAGATGCCGTACAGCTTCCTACATATTTAAGATGCTCTGCTGATCAGTGGGAGTAACAGAAGTAAAGAAGCAGGAGTAGAAAGGACGAAGACAAATAAGCCTAGAAGCTAGTGAACATGGATGTAAACAATGTTAGACTCGAAATGTGTGCTGGCTCATTTGCGAGACCTCAAAGGCACCCACACTGTGTTGTGGTGAGAAACCCTGGATGCACTCTTAACATTGTCAAGACAACTCAACGGGGTACCTTTAAGATTAGATACTGATGCGTAAAAGATGGTATTGCAGTGTACTGCTTTTATATCAAAATAAATCATATTTGATTTAAATCTTTGGCACACTCCCATAGATCTGATCACagtaataaataacatttattcattacaaaaaacaaataaatatcaataactTAATATATTCAAGATTTCATAAATACATCTCATATGCgtgatgttttgtgtaactTATGTGCTGTACAGTAGACAGAGTGAGTTTGCTGAATGTGTGACTGTGACTGAGTATAGATGGGAATATCAAATCCCACATAGCCAAGCTGTAGGCTGTAAAGGAAGTCATAGAAGCTGTAACCGTGCCGAGGTAACTCTTAAAAGTAATTTCTCTGGGGTGAAAACTTGTGTAATGCCACTTCCTGTTTATTTACTCCTATACTGCTAAATCCAAGTCATAAATCACCACATGCCAAAAAAGCTTCTGTGAgtgaaatcaaaacaaaagaaaaaacacttaacATTATACCACTATAGAGTGGGAgtataaaaagtttaaattacaCAAAGCCTGACAAGTTGCACTCCCTACACGCAGCCACATCTTCTGGCGGAGTGCTTCCTCACGGTGTGGTAAACCAGGCTGTCGTCCAGAAACGAGAGATCGTCGTCGAACGCTATTGGCCGACAGCAAGCCTGAGGGGGAACGTCTTTGGCGGGAAGCCTCCTGTTGTGAATGAGGTTGTAAAGGATTTTGTCGTAGTTTGTCTCTGACTTTCTGCACGGTCCTGAGCAGTACCTGAATATCATTTCCTCACTGGAGCGGTAGCCCAGACCGAGGTCAGACACGTTGAGGTGGATCTGCTTTAGCACGCAGCCCTGTCCTCTACCACCGCCTCTAATCTTCCCACCTGCGCCAGCACCTCTAGATCCCCCTTCTCTTCTGTTACTGTTTCGCTGGCTtgtcctttttctctttctccttctaTGTCGGGTCCTGCTGTCAAAGTTATCTTTGGAGGGGGAAGAGATGGGGACGGCAGCGGcggtggtgctggtggtggagGTAGATGAGGACACAGTGAGCGAGGAGGAGCGACGCATTCTACTGATGGTTACTTTGATGAAGTTCACCACATCTTCAAACTCATTTGGGAGGGGCTCCTCAGTGGTGTCTGAAACCAATTAAGAGACATGCATAAGGCTGGACAGAACACACTGTTTCACTTCTACACACCCCACTGGCTATTGAACACATGCAGTGCTGTGTCACTAAACTACACATGCACATCTTTAAATGATACAGAGGTCTCTTCTGTGGAGGCAATACTGATGGGGTGGATTTAGGTGTCTTACGAATGAGTCCCATTGTCACCAGACGCTTTTACGTTTAAGTGGGATTAAACAATGAAGACAACACAGCCACTATGTAGCCTCGTGGCACA
This genomic stretch from Astatotilapia calliptera chromosome 12, fAstCal1.2, whole genome shotgun sequence harbors:
- the LOC113033959 gene encoding glial cell line-derived neurotrophic factor-like, whose translation is MKLWDSLTTCLILLSAVYASPLLQSPQQPTSTKRRGRVAESPPELPPVQIGLSVSSTSMSRADTANRDETLAGGDKYTTEEPLPNEFEDVVNFIKVTISRMRRSSSLTVSSSTSTTSTTAAAVPISSPSKDNFDSRTRHRRRKRKRTSQRNSNRREGGSRGAGAGGKIRGGGRGQGCVLKQIHLNVSDLGLGYRSSEEMIFRYCSGPCRKSETNYDKILYNLIHNRRLPAKDVPPQACCRPIAFDDDLSFLDDSLVYHTVRKHSARRCGCV